In one Umezawaea sp. Da 62-37 genomic region, the following are encoded:
- a CDS encoding glycine amidinotransferase: MPTDTTRIVNSWNEWDTLQEVVVGSAENACFEPTEPGHKPQERGLSEPRPFPTGPKPQELNEKANEELAGLVSLLESQDVTVRRPSVRDYSTPLKTPTFEVENQYCAVCPRDVMITLGNEILEATMSRRSRYFEYQAYRSLVYKYWDEDPMMTWSVAPKPSMADDMYREDFWSWPLSKRHEEMHNFEFCVTQDEVVFDAADMARMGKDVFVQESMTTNRAGIRWITRHLEPKGFRVHPVHFPLDYFPSHIDATFIPLRAGLVLTNPDRPIGSGEEKLFRANDWEFVTAPAPVSDNDQMPRYCQSTKWVSINVLSISPTKIVVEEQEKPLQDMLSNLGFEVFPLPFRHVYEYGGSLHCATWDVRREGGCEDYFPNQ, encoded by the coding sequence ATGCCGACTGACACCACCAGAATCGTCAACTCCTGGAACGAGTGGGACACGCTCCAGGAGGTCGTCGTGGGCAGCGCGGAGAACGCCTGCTTCGAGCCGACCGAGCCGGGGCACAAGCCGCAGGAGCGCGGCCTCTCCGAGCCGCGGCCCTTCCCCACCGGCCCCAAGCCCCAGGAGCTGAACGAGAAGGCCAACGAGGAGCTCGCCGGTCTCGTGTCGCTGCTCGAGTCGCAGGACGTCACCGTGCGCAGGCCGTCGGTGCGGGACTACTCGACGCCGCTGAAGACGCCCACGTTCGAGGTGGAGAACCAGTACTGCGCGGTATGCCCGCGCGACGTGATGATCACCCTGGGCAACGAGATCCTCGAGGCGACGATGTCGCGGCGCTCGCGGTACTTCGAGTACCAGGCCTACCGGAGCCTGGTCTACAAGTACTGGGACGAGGACCCGATGATGACGTGGTCCGTGGCGCCGAAGCCGTCCATGGCCGACGACATGTACCGCGAGGACTTCTGGTCGTGGCCGCTGTCGAAGCGGCACGAGGAGATGCACAACTTCGAGTTCTGCGTGACCCAGGACGAGGTGGTCTTCGACGCCGCGGACATGGCGCGGATGGGCAAGGACGTGTTCGTCCAGGAGTCCATGACCACCAACCGGGCGGGCATCCGGTGGATCACCCGGCACCTGGAGCCCAAGGGCTTCCGCGTGCACCCGGTGCACTTCCCGCTGGACTACTTCCCCTCGCACATCGACGCCACGTTCATCCCGCTGCGCGCGGGCCTGGTGCTCACCAACCCCGACCGGCCGATCGGCAGCGGCGAGGAGAAGCTGTTCCGCGCCAACGACTGGGAGTTCGTGACCGCGCCGGCACCGGTCTCCGACAACGACCAGATGCCCCGCTACTGCCAGTCGACCAAGTGGGTGTCGATCAACGTGCTGAGCATCTCGCCGACGAAGATCGTCGTCGAGGAGCAGGAGAAGCCGTTGCAGGACATGTTGTCCAACCTGGGCTTCGAGGTGTTCCCGCTGCCGTTCCGCCACGTCTACGAGTACGGCGGCTCGCTGCACTGCGCCACCTGGGACGTCCGCCGCGAAGGCGGCTGCGAGGACTACTTCCCCAACCAGTGA
- a CDS encoding DinB family protein → MTRKVPATGGEKESLQASLDRHRDVVLWKLRGLSDEQLRKPMTPSGTSLLGLVKHLAATEYGWFSETFGRETEPLPFSDDDPEADLRPAPDETTDGIVAFYGRARAASDSVIADHEPDSLGTAWYGDRVSLRYTLIHMIEETARHAGHMDVVRELLDGSVGDHPAATEADATA, encoded by the coding sequence ATGACCAGGAAAGTCCCCGCCACCGGCGGCGAGAAGGAAAGCCTGCAGGCCAGCCTGGACCGGCACCGCGACGTGGTGCTGTGGAAGCTGCGGGGGCTCAGCGACGAGCAGCTCCGCAAGCCGATGACCCCGTCGGGCACGAGCCTGCTGGGTCTGGTCAAGCACCTCGCGGCCACCGAGTACGGGTGGTTCAGCGAGACCTTCGGCCGCGAGACGGAGCCGCTGCCGTTCAGCGACGACGACCCCGAGGCCGACCTGCGGCCCGCGCCGGACGAGACCACCGACGGCATCGTCGCCTTCTACGGCCGGGCGAGGGCCGCGTCGGACTCGGTGATCGCCGACCACGAGCCGGACTCGCTGGGCACCGCCTGGTACGGCGACCGGGTGTCGCTGCGCTACACGCTCATCCACATGATCGAGGAGACCGCCCGGCACGCGGGCCACATGGACGTGGTGCGCGAGCTGCTCGACGGCAGCGTCGGCGACCACCCCGCGGCCACCGAGGCGGACGCCACGGCCTGA
- a CDS encoding cytochrome P450, which yields MRIPTSIDVTGGDTIDLDSVDLVDPRMYSHGDPHPIWAEMRRREPVRWHPVGSDLGFWSVTTFEAGSWVLRDHETFTSQRGTLLNLLGKDDPAGGQQMAATDPPRHTRMREPLQRALTIKSVERSGDQIRAQVSRLLEPAKSGEPFDLADAVTKLPMAVTGMLMGLPEEDWPRLTELTLMSIAPDDPEFNGGVETHMALQRAHRELFAYFAEIVRARQKSPGGDDLISLLLSMDVDDRKMGLGEVLANCYSLLLGANVTTPYVPTAALDAIIGTPVLHEVLESANTGTIATTVEEALRWASPANHFMRHAVRDVELGGRQVRSGDAVVVWLGSANRDETAFEDPFTFNPRRKPNRHIAFGVGGHYCVGHTVARVTLRALFDEITSTFSDIDRAGEVEHLSSNFVAGIKHMPVIAKVRG from the coding sequence ATGCGGATTCCGACTTCGATCGACGTGACCGGGGGCGACACGATCGACCTCGACTCCGTCGACCTCGTGGACCCTCGGATGTACTCCCACGGGGACCCGCACCCGATCTGGGCCGAGATGCGCAGGCGCGAGCCCGTGCGCTGGCACCCCGTCGGCAGCGACCTCGGCTTCTGGTCGGTGACGACCTTCGAGGCGGGCTCCTGGGTGCTGCGGGACCACGAGACGTTCACCTCCCAGCGCGGCACCCTGCTCAACCTGCTGGGCAAGGACGACCCGGCGGGCGGGCAGCAGATGGCCGCCACCGACCCGCCGCGGCACACCCGGATGCGCGAGCCGCTCCAGCGGGCGCTGACGATCAAGTCGGTGGAGCGCTCCGGCGACCAGATCCGCGCCCAGGTGAGCAGGCTGCTCGAACCGGCCAAGTCCGGCGAGCCCTTCGACCTGGCCGACGCGGTCACCAAGCTGCCGATGGCGGTCACCGGGATGCTCATGGGCCTGCCCGAGGAGGACTGGCCCCGGCTGACCGAGCTGACCCTCATGTCGATCGCCCCGGACGACCCCGAGTTCAACGGCGGCGTCGAAACGCACATGGCCCTCCAGCGCGCGCACCGGGAGCTGTTCGCCTACTTCGCCGAGATCGTGCGGGCGAGGCAGAAAAGCCCCGGCGGCGACGACCTGATCAGCCTGCTGCTGAGCATGGACGTCGACGACCGCAAGATGGGCCTCGGCGAGGTGCTGGCCAACTGCTACAGCCTGCTGCTCGGCGCGAACGTCACCACGCCGTACGTGCCGACCGCCGCGCTGGACGCCATCATCGGCACGCCCGTGCTCCACGAGGTCCTGGAGAGCGCGAACACCGGCACGATCGCGACCACCGTGGAGGAGGCGCTGCGCTGGGCCTCGCCCGCCAACCACTTCATGCGGCACGCGGTGCGCGACGTCGAACTCGGCGGCCGCCAGGTGCGCTCGGGCGACGCGGTGGTGGTGTGGCTCGGGTCGGCCAACCGGGACGAGACCGCGTTCGAGGACCCGTTCACGTTCAACCCCAGGCGCAAGCCCAACCGGCACATCGCCTTCGGCGTCGGCGGGCACTACTGCGTCGGGCACACCGTCGCCAGGGTCACGCTGCGCGCGCTGTTCGACGAGATCACCAGCACCTTCTCCGACATCGACCGGGCGGGAGAGGTGGAGCACCTGTCGTCGAACTTCGTCGCGGGCATCAAGCACATGCCGGTGATCGCGAAGGTGCGCGGGTGA
- a CDS encoding non-ribosomal peptide synthetase, producing the protein MSDTLVDLLRRRAAVTPGRTAFEFVGDDDRLVVDYRDLDRRARGVAAALRARGLAGERAVLLFPPGVDYVAGFFGCLYAGVVAVPVYLPVGARGAERMLGVAADAGARVLLSTTVVRDDLAPTLSAAGGPDWLPVDGLDDDPDFDGPGPAQDDLAFLQYTSGSTGTPKGVRVRHANLTANLTTIGRVLGVDADSRAVSWLPPYHDMGLIGGILQPVHGGFPCALLSPAAFLRRPLRWLGEISRSRATFTAAPDFAYRECVRRVSATERAGLDLSSLRHAMVGAEPVRGATIEEFTRAFAGTGFRRSAFHPCYGLAEATLLVTGGSRPDGPAVVEVGRAELAEGVVRLDPPADHPSTALVGCGSAKGEDLVLVVDAEGRECAPGGVGEICVSGPSVTDGYRGRPDETAARFGVALPGHPERRFLRTGDLGFTLDGELFVTGRATDLMVLRGRNHYPEDVEQTAESAHPALRRPGRSAAFSVDDGDDEYLVLVHEVAAGTTAETADAVRSAVREAVTTDHGVTPREVVLVRQGAIARTTSGKVRRATTRANWLDGTLAQVAGARPVTTASTGPDADGAATDPADRLAAVVADVLDLDRVPADRPLVGLGLDSLRAVRLAAGVADAFAAEVPVARLLDGLTLTGLRSLLDEAPAPRVSTTDSAELESPEPVPSRAQEVMWLLDSMGAGGAYHVHGGVRLTGPVDPDRLARCLDGLLARHPGLRSTFAPDPDGTLVLTVRPAGPLPLRRLASTDHAEVGRVLRDLATAPFDLAEGPLVRAVLVERRDDWYLGIAAHHVVVDGWSLGVLLRELGDAYQDVPLPTPAWPVAPPAWDDADAEFWRDTLDGAHPLDLPLDAPAGPAWRGGAVELGLDVGSAARLAEYGAARRATPFMVLLAALGVVAARWSGQDDFVIGVPAANRDRTSADRVGLFVNVLPLRLGTSGAPTFADLLARVRARSLAATPHQAMPLEEVVRLLDPDRSHGRAPLVRAVLALQNLPLRPWQAGSVRAEAFELPAPGAQFELSVHLTPRADGGLDGHLTYAADLLDDSTARRFADAFVHVLRAVPDLDGVPVDDIPLLDDAEHARVVGALSGALEAPAPPGLLHELVERRVDLDPRAPALLGDRALDYGQLDAEANRLAWLLKERGVGPERAVAVCLPRSADLVVALLAVLKAGGFYVPLDPDNPTARLVAQLRDVRPVVVLTDRADRFPDHVAVRVDDAAAHPAHRPEPTATPATLVYAIHTSGTTGTPKAVMNEHAGLVNRILWMQAEYGLAAAERVLHKTPIGFDVAGWELFWPLAAGATVVLARPDGHRDAAYLAGLIRESGVSTCHFVPSMLRAFVEEPAVARCAGVLRRVVCSGEELPPSVVTRLRELVPDVAVHNLYGPTEAAIDVTAVEITPEHTARPRLPIGRPITGARLYVLDPRGAPVPVGVPGELCIGGVQVARGYLGRPALTAERFVPDPFEPGGRLYRTGDRARWAADDSLEFLGRLDQQVKIRGNRVEPAEVETALTGFTGITAAAVIARPGPDGEPRLVAYLVGADVPDAALRSFLGDLLPPAAVPSAFVRLPALPTGRTGKLDRSALPEPTVVQAARTAPRDPVERAVADIWAEVLGLPDVSVTSGFFELGGHSLLATRIVARIRREFGVELSVGDLLGGGTTVADLAATVRAVQVDQADPEELRLALAELADLTDDEVAALLADDPTTSRRTDGR; encoded by the coding sequence GTGAGCGACACCCTGGTCGACCTCCTGCGCCGTCGGGCCGCGGTGACCCCCGGCCGGACGGCGTTCGAGTTCGTCGGTGACGACGACCGCCTGGTCGTCGACTACCGCGACCTGGACCGGAGGGCCAGGGGAGTGGCCGCGGCGCTGCGCGCGCGAGGACTGGCGGGCGAGCGCGCGGTGCTGCTCTTCCCGCCGGGGGTCGACTACGTGGCCGGGTTCTTCGGCTGCCTCTACGCCGGTGTCGTCGCCGTCCCGGTGTACCTCCCGGTGGGCGCGCGGGGCGCCGAGCGGATGCTCGGTGTGGCCGCCGACGCCGGGGCGCGGGTGCTGCTGTCCACCACGGTGGTGCGCGACGACCTCGCGCCGACGCTGTCCGCGGCGGGCGGGCCCGACTGGCTGCCGGTCGACGGCCTCGACGACGACCCCGACTTCGACGGGCCGGGTCCGGCTCAGGACGACCTCGCCTTCCTCCAGTACACCTCGGGCTCCACGGGAACGCCCAAGGGCGTGCGGGTGCGGCACGCGAACCTGACCGCCAACCTGACGACGATCGGCCGGGTGCTCGGCGTCGACGCCGACAGCCGGGCGGTCAGCTGGCTGCCCCCGTACCACGACATGGGGCTCATCGGCGGCATCCTGCAACCGGTCCACGGCGGCTTCCCGTGCGCCCTGCTGTCCCCGGCCGCGTTCCTGCGCAGGCCGCTGCGCTGGCTGGGCGAGATCAGTCGGAGCCGCGCGACCTTCACCGCCGCGCCCGACTTCGCCTACCGCGAGTGCGTCCGCCGCGTCTCCGCGACCGAGCGCGCGGGGCTGGACCTGTCGTCCCTGCGGCACGCGATGGTGGGTGCCGAGCCGGTGCGCGGCGCCACGATCGAGGAGTTCACCCGCGCGTTCGCCGGGACCGGGTTCCGGCGGTCCGCGTTCCACCCCTGCTACGGGCTCGCCGAGGCGACGCTGCTGGTGACCGGCGGGTCCCGGCCGGACGGGCCCGCCGTGGTCGAGGTGGGCCGGGCCGAACTGGCCGAGGGCGTCGTGCGCCTCGACCCGCCTGCGGACCACCCGAGCACGGCGCTGGTCGGCTGCGGCTCCGCCAAGGGCGAGGACCTGGTCCTGGTCGTCGACGCCGAGGGCCGGGAGTGCGCCCCCGGCGGTGTCGGGGAGATCTGCGTCAGCGGGCCGAGCGTCACCGACGGCTACCGCGGGCGTCCGGACGAGACGGCCGCGCGGTTCGGCGTCGCGCTGCCCGGCCACCCGGAACGGCGGTTCCTGCGCACCGGCGACCTCGGGTTCACCCTCGACGGCGAGCTGTTCGTGACCGGCCGCGCCACCGACCTCATGGTGCTGCGCGGACGCAACCACTACCCGGAGGACGTCGAGCAGACCGCCGAGTCCGCCCACCCCGCGCTGCGGCGGCCGGGCCGGTCGGCGGCGTTCTCGGTGGACGACGGCGACGACGAGTACCTGGTGCTGGTGCACGAGGTCGCCGCGGGCACCACCGCGGAGACCGCGGACGCGGTGCGGTCCGCGGTCCGCGAGGCCGTCACCACCGACCACGGGGTGACGCCGCGGGAGGTCGTGCTGGTGCGCCAGGGCGCGATCGCCCGCACCACCAGCGGCAAGGTCCGACGCGCCACGACCAGGGCGAACTGGCTCGACGGCACCCTGGCGCAGGTCGCGGGCGCCCGCCCGGTCACGACCGCGTCGACCGGGCCGGACGCCGATGGGGCCGCGACCGACCCCGCCGACCGGCTGGCCGCGGTCGTGGCCGACGTGCTCGACCTGGACCGGGTCCCCGCGGACCGACCCCTGGTCGGCCTCGGCCTCGACTCCCTGCGCGCGGTCCGGCTCGCCGCGGGCGTGGCCGACGCCTTCGCCGCCGAGGTCCCCGTCGCGCGGCTGCTCGACGGCCTCACCCTCACCGGGCTGCGCTCCCTGCTGGACGAGGCGCCCGCCCCCCGCGTGTCCACGACGGACAGCGCGGAACTCGAGAGTCCGGAACCCGTGCCGTCACGGGCCCAGGAAGTCATGTGGCTGCTGGACTCGATGGGCGCGGGCGGCGCCTACCACGTGCACGGCGGCGTCCGGTTGACCGGACCCGTCGACCCCGACCGGCTCGCCCGGTGCCTGGACGGCCTCCTCGCCCGCCATCCGGGGCTGCGCTCCACCTTCGCCCCGGACCCCGACGGGACGCTCGTCCTGACCGTGCGCCCGGCGGGTCCGCTGCCGCTGCGCAGGCTCGCCTCCACCGACCACGCCGAGGTCGGGCGCGTGCTGCGCGACCTGGCCACCGCCCCGTTCGACCTGGCCGAGGGGCCGCTGGTGCGCGCGGTGCTCGTCGAGCGCCGCGACGACTGGTACCTGGGCATCGCCGCGCACCACGTCGTCGTGGACGGGTGGTCGCTCGGCGTCCTGCTGCGGGAACTGGGTGACGCCTACCAGGACGTCCCGCTGCCCACCCCGGCCTGGCCGGTCGCGCCGCCCGCCTGGGACGACGCGGACGCCGAGTTCTGGCGCGACACCCTCGACGGCGCCCACCCGCTCGACCTGCCGCTGGACGCCCCGGCCGGACCGGCGTGGCGCGGTGGCGCGGTGGAACTGGGCCTGGACGTCGGGTCCGCCGCGCGCCTGGCCGAGTACGGCGCCGCGCGGCGGGCGACGCCGTTCATGGTGCTGCTGGCCGCGCTCGGGGTCGTCGCGGCGCGGTGGAGCGGGCAGGACGACTTCGTGATCGGCGTCCCGGCCGCCAACCGCGACCGCACCAGCGCCGACCGGGTCGGGTTGTTCGTCAACGTCCTCCCGCTGCGCCTGGGCACCTCGGGCGCCCCGACGTTCGCCGACCTGCTCGCGCGGGTCCGGGCCCGCTCCCTGGCCGCGACCCCGCACCAGGCGATGCCGCTGGAGGAGGTCGTCCGGCTGCTCGACCCCGACCGCTCCCACGGGCGCGCTCCGCTGGTGCGGGCGGTCCTGGCGTTGCAGAACCTGCCGCTGCGGCCGTGGCAGGCGGGTTCCGTGCGGGCGGAGGCGTTCGAACTGCCCGCCCCCGGCGCCCAGTTCGAGCTGTCCGTCCACCTCACCCCGCGCGCCGACGGCGGGCTCGACGGGCATCTCACCTACGCCGCCGACCTGCTCGACGACAGCACCGCCCGCCGCTTCGCCGACGCGTTCGTCCACGTCCTGCGCGCCGTCCCGGACCTCGACGGCGTCCCGGTCGACGACATCCCGCTGCTCGACGACGCCGAGCACGCCCGCGTCGTCGGTGCTCTCAGCGGCGCCCTCGAAGCCCCCGCGCCGCCGGGACTGCTGCACGAGCTGGTCGAACGGCGGGTCGACCTCGACCCCCGCGCCCCGGCGCTGCTCGGAGACCGCGCGCTCGACTACGGGCAGCTGGACGCGGAGGCCAACCGGCTGGCGTGGCTGTTGAAGGAGCGCGGTGTCGGCCCGGAGCGGGCGGTCGCCGTGTGCCTCCCCCGCTCGGCCGACCTGGTCGTTGCGCTGCTCGCCGTGCTCAAGGCGGGCGGCTTCTACGTGCCGCTCGACCCCGACAACCCCACCGCGCGGCTGGTCGCGCAGCTGCGGGACGTCCGGCCGGTCGTCGTGCTGACCGACCGCGCCGACCGCTTCCCCGACCACGTCGCGGTCCGCGTGGACGACGCGGCGGCGCACCCGGCGCACCGGCCGGAACCGACGGCCACCCCGGCCACCCTCGTCTACGCCATCCACACCTCCGGCACGACCGGCACGCCCAAGGCCGTGATGAACGAGCACGCGGGGCTGGTCAACCGGATCCTGTGGATGCAGGCCGAGTACGGGCTCGCCGCGGCGGAACGGGTGCTGCACAAGACGCCCATCGGGTTCGACGTGGCGGGCTGGGAGCTGTTCTGGCCGCTGGCCGCGGGCGCCACCGTCGTGCTCGCCCGCCCCGACGGCCACCGCGACGCCGCCTACCTGGCCGGGCTGATCCGCGAGAGCGGCGTGAGCACGTGCCACTTCGTGCCGTCGATGCTGCGGGCGTTCGTCGAGGAACCGGCGGTGGCGCGGTGCGCGGGCGTCCTGCGCCGGGTCGTGTGCAGCGGCGAGGAGCTGCCGCCGTCGGTCGTCACCCGCCTGCGCGAGCTGGTGCCGGACGTGGCCGTGCACAACCTGTACGGGCCGACCGAGGCCGCCATCGACGTCACGGCCGTGGAGATCACGCCCGAGCACACCGCGCGGCCCCGGTTGCCGATCGGCCGCCCGATCACCGGCGCCCGCCTCTACGTGCTGGACCCGCGCGGCGCGCCCGTTCCCGTCGGCGTGCCGGGGGAGCTGTGCATCGGCGGCGTGCAGGTGGCCCGCGGCTACCTCGGCCGACCGGCGCTGACCGCCGAGCGGTTCGTCCCCGACCCGTTCGAACCCGGCGGCAGGCTCTACCGCACCGGGGACCGCGCCCGCTGGGCCGCCGACGACTCGCTGGAGTTCCTCGGACGGCTCGACCAGCAGGTCAAGATCCGCGGCAACCGGGTCGAACCGGCCGAGGTGGAGACCGCGCTCACCGGGTTCACGGGGATCACCGCGGCCGCGGTGATCGCGCGCCCCGGCCCGGACGGGGAACCCCGGCTGGTGGCCTACCTGGTCGGCGCCGACGTCCCCGACGCGGCCCTGCGGTCGTTCCTCGGCGACCTGCTGCCCCCGGCGGCCGTGCCCTCGGCGTTCGTCCGGCTGCCCGCCCTGCCGACCGGGCGCACCGGCAAGCTCGACCGGTCCGCCCTGCCCGAGCCCACCGTCGTCCAGGCCGCCCGCACCGCGCCGCGCGACCCGGTGGAGCGGGCGGTCGCCGACATCTGGGCCGAGGTGCTCGGCCTGCCCGACGTCTCGGTGACCAGCGGGTTCTTCGAGCTGGGCGGGCACTCGCTGCTCGCGACCCGGATCGTGGCCAGGATCCGCCGCGAGTTCGGCGTCGAGCTGTCCGTCGGCGACCTGCTCGGCGGCGGGACCACCGTCGCCGACCTGGCCGCGACGGTGCGCGCGGTCCAGGTGGACCAGGCGGATCCGGAGGAACTGCGCCTGGCACTGGCGGAACTGGCCGACCTGACCGACGACGAGGTCGCCGCGCTGCTGGCCGACGACCCGACAACCAGTAGGAGGACCGATGGCCGTTGA
- a CDS encoding MbtH family NRPS accessory protein, which produces MAVDQASTETDEPTFLVVLNDELQYSIWRADAEVPAGWRSEGTTGSKDECLAHIDEVWTDMRPLSLRRQMDGQS; this is translated from the coding sequence ATGGCCGTTGACCAGGCCTCGACGGAGACCGACGAGCCGACCTTCCTGGTCGTGCTCAACGACGAGCTGCAGTACTCGATCTGGCGAGCCGACGCCGAGGTGCCCGCCGGGTGGCGGTCGGAGGGCACGACGGGCAGCAAGGACGAGTGCCTCGCCCACATCGACGAGGTGTGGACGGACATGCGGCCGCTGAGCCTGCGCAGGCAGATGGACGGGCAGTCGTGA